The proteins below come from a single Crossiella sp. CA-258035 genomic window:
- a CDS encoding BTAD domain-containing putative transcriptional regulator: MRFGVLGSVEAWRDGTALPPGPPRRRALLGLLLVDAGRVVPVDRLVKALWDASPPASARNAVHGLIAALRKVLAEESGVELLTRPPGYQLVVDPQLVDLHRFRALVAEAGRAGQTDEQAAALLHHALALWRGAPLADLRFDWVRQELAPRLERELLDTLERRIELDLRLGAHHELVGELTSLTKDHPTRPRFWHQLMLALYRAGRQAEALETYRLAHGLFRGGLDAELRALHQSILSGAPSSQDRAIDTPRPAGVCQLPPGANGFVGRAELLDRLDALLVPGPAAVVAALAGPPGVGKTTVAVQWAHGARGRFPDGQLYVNLRGYATSPPMPPTEALARLLRALGVRPDHVPAALDEQIALYRKALSGKRVLVVLDNTAGAAEVRPLLPDTPGSAALVTSRDSLRALGAPTLTVDVLPSAEAVALLGDVLGADLVHREPGAALELAALCARLPLALRIAGANFAGRPHRDLTRYVTDLRAGNRLDALSVEGDSEAAVHAAFDLSYQTLDPLAQRLFRLLGLLPGPDFGLHLAAAVAEHPLPETALLLDQLSAANLVQPGTPGRFQCHDLLREYALDRAEHTEQPTELHAARCRVYEFLIHAATEEQSIVDSERPTMVAAATSAAERGLPQYAWRIADALRGYFGARGCGGEAVATAEAGLAAATAAHDRQAQAGMHALLGQFQTRLGGFRAAAEHQRKALELYRSLRDPRGQAAALDGLGLAHHRLGQARTAAEQLARSLVLYREAGDQAGEASALNNLGAVHQQLGQFAEAIRLHEQAVALGNTDARLYLGVALSSVGRPAESLAQQNLALTGYRERQNRVGEAATLSCVAAVHRDRDELTVAEHLAASAVALARELGDRRIEANGLSILASLHRKRGNTSVATGYYQLAIRIAEEMGFRAGRVHAMTNLATIAREDGRPTEALAMAEEALTEARAGQLRFMESPILTELAHTKLTQGDRNAATALATASVELARETGQRLFLGQALTVRGLTAPDPHTARTTWQEAIEVLRSCQASAEVNRVATLLAD, encoded by the coding sequence GTGCGGTTCGGCGTGCTCGGGTCGGTGGAGGCATGGCGGGACGGGACGGCGCTGCCGCCCGGTCCGCCCCGCCGCCGCGCGCTGCTCGGCCTGCTGCTGGTCGACGCCGGTCGGGTGGTGCCGGTGGACCGGCTGGTCAAGGCGCTGTGGGACGCATCGCCGCCGGCCTCGGCGCGCAACGCGGTGCACGGGCTGATCGCCGCGCTGCGCAAGGTGCTGGCCGAGGAGTCCGGCGTCGAGCTGCTCACCCGGCCGCCCGGGTACCAGCTGGTGGTGGATCCGCAGCTGGTGGACCTGCACCGGTTCCGCGCGCTGGTCGCCGAGGCCGGGCGGGCGGGCCAGACCGACGAGCAGGCCGCCGCGCTGCTGCACCACGCGCTGGCGCTCTGGCGTGGCGCGCCACTGGCCGACCTGCGCTTCGACTGGGTGCGGCAGGAGCTCGCGCCGCGGCTGGAGCGGGAGCTGCTGGACACCCTGGAGCGCCGGATCGAGCTGGACCTGCGGCTGGGCGCGCACCACGAGCTGGTCGGCGAGCTGACCTCGCTGACCAAGGATCATCCGACCAGGCCCCGGTTCTGGCACCAGCTGATGCTCGCGCTGTACCGGGCCGGGCGGCAGGCGGAGGCGCTGGAGACCTACCGGCTCGCGCACGGGTTGTTCCGCGGCGGCCTGGACGCCGAGCTGCGCGCGCTGCACCAGTCCATCCTCAGCGGCGCGCCCTCCAGCCAGGACCGGGCCATCGACACGCCCCGCCCGGCCGGGGTCTGCCAACTGCCGCCGGGCGCCAACGGTTTTGTCGGTCGCGCCGAGCTGCTGGACCGGCTGGACGCGCTGCTGGTGCCGGGCCCGGCCGCGGTGGTGGCGGCCCTGGCCGGTCCGCCGGGGGTGGGCAAGACGACGGTGGCGGTGCAGTGGGCGCACGGCGCGCGCGGGCGGTTCCCGGACGGGCAGCTGTACGTGAACCTGCGCGGCTACGCGACCAGCCCGCCGATGCCGCCGACCGAGGCACTGGCCCGGCTGTTGCGCGCGCTGGGCGTGCGCCCGGACCACGTGCCCGCGGCGCTGGACGAGCAGATCGCGTTGTACCGCAAGGCGTTGTCCGGCAAGCGGGTGCTGGTGGTGCTGGACAACACCGCGGGCGCGGCGGAGGTCCGGCCGCTGCTGCCGGACACCCCCGGCAGTGCGGCGCTGGTCACCAGCAGGGACAGCCTGCGCGCGCTGGGCGCGCCGACGCTGACGGTGGACGTGCTGCCCTCGGCGGAGGCGGTGGCCCTGCTCGGCGACGTGCTCGGCGCGGACCTGGTGCACCGCGAACCGGGCGCCGCGCTGGAGCTGGCCGCACTGTGCGCCCGGCTGCCGCTGGCGCTGCGCATCGCCGGGGCCAACTTCGCCGGGCGTCCGCACCGCGACCTGACCCGCTACGTCACCGACCTGCGCGCGGGCAACCGGCTGGACGCGCTGTCGGTGGAGGGCGACAGCGAGGCCGCCGTGCACGCCGCGTTCGACCTCTCCTACCAGACCCTGGACCCGTTGGCGCAGCGGCTGTTCCGCCTGCTCGGCCTGCTGCCCGGCCCGGACTTCGGCCTGCACCTGGCCGCCGCCGTGGCCGAGCACCCGCTGCCGGAGACCGCCCTGCTGCTGGACCAGCTCAGCGCGGCGAACCTGGTGCAGCCCGGCACTCCCGGCCGGTTCCAGTGCCACGACCTGCTGCGCGAGTACGCCCTGGACCGCGCCGAGCACACCGAACAGCCGACGGAGCTGCACGCGGCCCGCTGCCGGGTCTACGAGTTCCTCATCCACGCCGCCACCGAAGAGCAGTCCATTGTGGACAGTGAACGGCCGACCATGGTGGCGGCCGCGACCAGTGCGGCCGAACGGGGCCTGCCGCAGTACGCCTGGCGGATCGCGGACGCGCTGCGCGGCTACTTCGGCGCCCGCGGCTGCGGCGGCGAGGCGGTGGCCACCGCCGAGGCCGGGCTGGCCGCGGCCACCGCGGCGCACGACCGCCAGGCGCAGGCAGGGATGCACGCGCTGCTCGGCCAGTTCCAGACCAGGCTGGGCGGCTTCCGCGCCGCCGCCGAGCACCAGCGGAAGGCCCTGGAGCTGTACCGGTCCCTGCGCGACCCGCGCGGTCAGGCCGCCGCGCTGGACGGTCTCGGCCTGGCCCACCACCGCCTCGGCCAGGCCAGGACCGCGGCCGAACAACTGGCCAGATCCCTTGTCCTGTACCGGGAAGCCGGCGACCAGGCGGGCGAGGCCAGCGCACTGAACAACCTGGGCGCGGTGCACCAGCAGCTGGGCCAGTTCGCCGAGGCGATCCGCCTGCACGAGCAGGCCGTGGCCCTGGGCAACACCGACGCCCGCCTGTACCTCGGCGTCGCACTGTCTTCCGTAGGACGCCCCGCGGAGTCACTGGCCCAGCAGAACCTCGCCCTGACCGGCTACCGCGAACGCCAGAACCGGGTCGGCGAGGCCGCCACCCTGAGCTGCGTCGCCGCGGTGCACCGCGACCGCGACGAGCTCACCGTGGCCGAACACCTGGCCGCCTCGGCGGTGGCGCTGGCCAGGGAGCTGGGCGACCGCCGGATCGAGGCCAACGGCCTGAGCATCCTGGCCTCGCTGCACCGCAAGCGCGGCAACACCTCGGTGGCCACCGGCTACTACCAGCTCGCCATCCGGATCGCCGAGGAGATGGGCTTCCGGGCCGGCCGGGTGCACGCGATGACCAACCTGGCCACCATCGCCCGCGAGGACGGCCGACCCACCGAAGCACTGGCCATGGCTGAGGAAGCCCTGACCGAGGCCCGGGCCGGACAGCTCCGCTTCATGGAGTCCCCCATCCTCACCGAACTCGCCCACACCAAGCTCACCCAGGGCGACCGGAACGCCGCGACGGCACTGGCCACCGCAAGTGTCGAGCTGGCCAGGGAAACCGGCCAGCGCCTGTTCCTCGGCCAAGCCCTCACCGTCCGCGGCCTGACCGCCCCAGACCCGCACACGGCCCGCACCACCTGGCAAGAGGCCATCGAGGTGCTGCGCTCCTGCCAGGCATCCGCCGAGGTCAACAGGGTCGCGACGCTGCTCGCGGACTAG
- a CDS encoding DUF11 domain-containing protein, whose product MRFSLPAKAVACTFALAAILTPAAQAAPAAGPDIKIGLSTNPILGVAIPAIEYTIKATNLGPGTASGVVVKAQLPAGLTASQADPGCTIAGQTVTCGGGSLAAGASDDVTFRVPLSLLTIGVAKKVTVTLTSSSPTDPNPANNTASKSCTVVTPLLVLCS is encoded by the coding sequence ATGCGCTTCTCCTTGCCCGCCAAGGCAGTCGCCTGCACCTTCGCCCTAGCCGCGATCCTCACCCCAGCCGCCCAGGCCGCCCCCGCCGCAGGCCCGGACATCAAGATCGGCCTGTCCACCAACCCCATCCTGGGCGTCGCGATCCCAGCCATCGAGTACACGATCAAGGCCACCAACTTGGGCCCCGGCACCGCCTCCGGCGTAGTCGTCAAGGCCCAGCTCCCGGCGGGCTTGACGGCCAGCCAGGCCGACCCCGGCTGCACCATCGCAGGCCAAACGGTCACCTGCGGCGGCGGCAGCCTGGCAGCAGGAGCATCGGACGACGTCACCTTCAGAGTCCCCCTGAGCCTGCTCACCATCGGCGTGGCAAAAAAGGTCACGGTGACACTCACATCGTCGAGCCCCACAGACCCCAACCCCGCCAACAACACCGCCTCGAAGAGCTGCACCGTGGTAACCCCACTCCTGGTGCTGTGCAGCTAG